In the genome of Triticum urartu cultivar G1812 chromosome 5, Tu2.1, whole genome shotgun sequence, one region contains:
- the LOC125509081 gene encoding rab3 GTPase-activating protein non-catalytic subunit translates to MARRGHHLTEVALLASASGCLAAAGAGEREGWLDDPAVLLSLGPRARDLAVASAARSVLGIVPVAGGGGVTVKPALGPDDGRISAVEWVPLDAEGAQGEEGMALVAGTDAGWLLFYSLAGDLLHKQSIYPAKILKLNFSERKENAWEDAGSDELSVVFPGVIARCDGADLQIMLQKSFQEVKSRMWKDKFEQEDGEDTSSFEKIPLQIWNVSKFSSCVDAAIVGLMPPPLLELQSSQRHYCAITVGEDAVVSAYRLSEDRSRSLVGAILSRGVAATFSTISSLSKILWRSEPSPTKKSRPKPQAFAKTSPLTCLKDSPRKGERLTLSPSGTLAAITDSLGRILLLDTRALVAVRLWKGYRDASCLFVEMLRNKDKASSSSMHLDYTKSDYCLCLAIHAPRKGIIEVWQMRTGQRLLTIPCPKGSRILQPSTRFSSSAFSSYTPLEVYLFNGDSGQLSVLNRHIG, encoded by the exons ATGGCGCGGCGGGGCCACCACCTGACCGAGGTAGCCCTCCTCGCGTCCGCCTCGGGGTGCCTCGCGGCCGCGGGGGCCGGCGAGCGGGAGGGGTGGCTGGACGACCCCGCGGTGCTCCTCTCGCTCGGGCCCCGCGCGCGCGACCTCGCCGTGGCCAGCGCCGCGAGGTCCGTGCTGGGGATCGTCCCAgtcgcgggcggcggcggggtcacGGTGAAGCCCGCGCTGGGGCCCGACGACGGCCGGATCTCCGCCGTCGAGTGGGTCCCGCTCGACGCGGAGGGGGCGCAAGGGGAGGAGGGAATGGCCCTCGTGGCGGGCACCGACGCCGGGTGGCTCCTCTTCTACTCGCTCGCCGGCGATCTCCTGCATAAGCAG AGTATATATCCTGCGAAAATACTGAAGCTTAACTTCAGTGAGAGAAAGGAAAATGCTTGGGAAGATGCAGGTTCAGATGAGCTTTCCGTGGTTTTTCCCGGTGTTATTGCACGTTGTGATGGTGCTGACCTTCAG ATCATGCTTCAAAAATCATTTCAAGAAGTTAAATCGCGCATGTGGAAAGATAAGTTTGAACAGGAAGATGGTGAGGACACGAGTTCTTTTGAAAAGATACCTCTTCAGATTTGGAACGTAAGCAAGTTCAGCTCTTGTGTTGATGCTGCAATTGTTGGGCTAATGCCACCTCCTCTGTTAGAACTTCAG TCGAGTCAGCGCCACTACTGTGCCATTACAGTTGGAGAGGATGCTGTCGTTTCAGCATATAG GTTATCTGAAGACAGAAGCAGGTCATTAGTTGGAGCAATTTTGTCAAGAGGTGTAGCTGCAACATTTTCGACAATATCATCTTTGTCCAAAATTCTGTGGCGGAGTGAACCATCACCGACTAAGAAGTCACGGCCAAAGCCTCAAGCCTTTGCAAAAA CATCACCTCTCACATGCTTGAAAGACTCACCAAGGAAGGGAGAACGACTTACACTCTCCCCAAGTGGTACATTGGCTGCAATAACTGATTCTCTTGGACGAATACTACTGCTGGACACTCGTGCCCTTGTGGCTGTGCGGTTATGGAAG GGTTATCGTGATGCTTCTTGTCTTTTTGTGGAGATGCTTCGTAACAAAGACAAGGCGTCATCAAGCTCAATGCACTTGGATTATACAAAGAGTGACTATTGCTTGTGCCTAGCAATCCATGCCCCACGGAAAGGCATAATTGAG GTTTGGCAGATGCGGACTGGGCAACGTCTCCTAACCATCCCATGCCCCAAGGGAAGCAGGATTTTGCAGCCGTCGACGAGGTTCTCATCGTCGGCGTTCTCATCGTATACGCCGTTGGAGGTTTACTTGTTCAATGGAGACTCCGGGCAGTTGTCTGTTTTGAATAGGCATATTGGATGA